The Bombus vancouverensis nearcticus chromosome 7, iyBomVanc1_principal, whole genome shotgun sequence region AGTAATATCCATGTTAAACCTGTGTGGATTTAATTGATACAATTTCAAAACTGCTAAATTAGCTTCCAAGTCATATGCATTCTCTCTTGATTGTATTTCAACATATTTTTCTAGCGTTGCTAAATGATCTGGATTAtatctgaaatttttataaaatataaaaaatatatttacagttATTATATTTGCCATGCATGCTTAATGTATATGATTGTAATATGTTCTTCATgataacaatataaataaaattttaatgagatcaaataaattaataattaaatgttgaaagaaatatattaaatttccatgtattttttgtgttattaaaataaattatatataagatATGAATTAGATTACACTTTTGAGTAATGAATAATGCACCTTTCAATGCCTTTCAACATTCCAGCCACAGTTTGACGCATTGCTTCAGCCATTATAGTAAAAAGGATTATTTCCTTAATTGCTTATTATAAGTTAAATAGTATATTGCTCTTTAATCTAGAAAACAGATATTTTGTTAGGTTAGGAAAAGTAATTCCAACCACACGATGAGTCTTCACAAGGTTGCCAAATTTGACAACATAAACTAATAATACCAACCTACATAAATGCTTTTAGAAACGAAAATTTAAGTATCACCAGGTATCATCTgctatcagctattttattttaattttgaacGCAAAATAGTATATATTAGTAATaacatacaatatataatagtaaattAATTTTGTTTGCAGGCAATAATAAAAATGTCAATACATTTGTCTTATGCAcattaaattaaaaacaaaataactATTCCCGAATTGTTAATATATCATTCATCATTTATATGAAACTACCCATTTTATGTACAGTTGAAAGAAGAATTTAATGGAATTATACGAGCTATATATGCATGTTTATCATGTTCAAGTCAATGTGTTGCAAAAGGTGTGAACTCAATAAGAAATGTTATTTAACCaatattttaaatgttataaattattccgaattttatatatatgttatatttggTATTTTTACTTGTCTGTTATCAATTTTTGTATTCTttgtgtaatatatattttatctctGTTGCGTATTAGAAGTTTTAACGTACTTCGCGAAATCAAAGGTAGTTCGATTCGTAAAAAAAAGATGTGACCCGCAAAGTAATTCTTAGCGCGGTTCCCGCGCCACTTCCCGCACATCCTCTAGTCATTGGGGATGCTCCCCTCTGCCGTGCTGACCGTTAACGAGCAATCAAACCGCGTGCACGCGCGCGCTTGTAAGGTATAAAAATTAGTTACGTTAACAATTTCTTGTTTCATGCAAAAGTTTCGAACACTTGGGCACCATACATCAAATTCGTTGTTTTTACAACGAAGGGTCACTTTTTTCAACTTGATCAGAGAAACTTCCACGAATACTACTTCTTTTCTTCTAAGATTAAGAATTAATCGTAAAATTTTCTAAggaattcaaaaaattttttcAGGTATCTACTTAATTTCATAAATCGAAGAGTGATTTCTATCTATAGCAGATGCTTTGGGATTTGTGTGAGTTAATGTCGATCATCCTGATGATCTATATTACGGAGTGTACCCAGAACGGATGTAGCGATAGATCGGTGTCACGTGAACCCTCCGGATATACTAGCTTCCTAGTCTTGCTCACCTACTTTATCGTACTCTTTCATTTCGTCAGAAAGTACAGAAATTTGCTTATTTcatatacaaaaaaaaacagTTTCGATAATAAGGATAATAACGCGAAAAATGAGATATTGTGAAGTGTTCAAAGTTGTACACTTGGAAACATGATTAACAATATTGTTTGTATAGAACAGATGATCAATTGATGTTATTTCATGAATAACAAAAATCCTCATAAATAATGTTTCTCTATTTTAAGGCTCATTTCTTCAATTGACCAAAAAGGAACCCCCGTGGTTAATATCTATGATAGAACTTTCTAATTACATTCTTAGGAAACATTTTTTCTGCCATCCGTATTGCAATTTCAAGTACTTGAGATTGGCGCGATCGAATAATAGCGATAGAAGGTTGTAACGGTATTGCGAGCTAGAATTGGAAAGTTATCGATACATAGAAGAAAATGGATGGATATGTAGATGTACATATCTAAACATTGACAATAAAGAGCACAGCATCGTCGGGATAGCCGTCAACTTGATGATGATATACTGTTGCGATCTTGGTGACCCTCTTTCTCCTTGTTTTCCTCGTCCCCTCTTGCTTCGTGCGCGCGAGCAGGCACGAGTGAGCGCGCGCGGATTAAACGCGTGACACCGATGTAAACGGCAAGGGTGGACcgggggaaaaaaaggaaaagggggATCCCCCGATTTTGTACCCCTGATATTTCAGCTAGTTCGCCGTCGAAAGTGAACTCCTGATTCCAGTTCTGAGCGGGCCGGCTAACCATTCACATCGTCCCTCAGATATAAATTGTCTTTTAGACATCGACATCGAGACGAGACGAGCAAAAGTTGAGAGAAAAAAGGGAGATCAAGGGAGGAAAAAACGAACAGTTGCAACAGTTCTCGTCGTTTATGTACATCATACGTAGTAATCGATGATCGTAACGTCGCTAGAACCGCCAGGATCAAGAGAACCCGTTAGCTCTTGATCGCCGAATATCACTTTACCGAATCGAAGTTCCGTCGAATCAAAGTGTTACATCACTCTTTTTCTGCATCGAGGACTTTGCTTGAAACACTGAGAATGCCGCCCGTTCGACCCGATCGAGCTGTTGCGTGAAAGATTAAGAGTGTGCAGTGCAGTGCATACGATCTAATTTGATTCTTGAGAAAGTTCCGCTAAATCGGCGTTTCTCTTTCGCGCGGTCCTTCCTTCATTTCCGTTCTTCTCACGAACCACCGGAAATTCACGAGGAGGAAGCACGGTGACCACGGAAGCGCAATAAACGGCTGACACAGTGTCGTGAGATCGATAACTGGCTAAAGTTAGGTTTGTATGAAACTATGCTTTGTATAAGATTTTATTTCGCAAATTATCTTATTGAGAAAGAACAAAGTAAAACAATATGGGGAACATGTAACACGTGCGAGCAACTTGACATTCCTAGGCGCGTCATTGACCGAGAAACGGAGATCTGATCGACGGAAGGAAAAGCCGCAAGTGGAGGTTGAATTGGAAAAGCGAGAAACCAATTAATAGTAAGCGAGAAATTCAAGATCATAGCAATGTCGGTTATGCGGAACAACGCATTCTCGGCTAATTAGAATATAGCTGTTTTTTATGAGCGtggaagaggaagagggagcCAGGCAATGGATCGGCCGCGAAGGGGCCGGGGAAGGATGAGCTTTGGGGGAACGCGCACGGACTCGGATATTCATTACAGGGTTCCCCAGCCGGACATTCGTATTTAACCGGATCGCATCGATATTACTTTTACGCCTTAATTTTTTCTTATTGATCTTGACGTCAGAAACCATGTTACTTTCGTTTCACTTTTGACTCTCGCACGATTCCGCGATAGAAAGAGCGACGAGTCCTTCAAGAATCGTCGAAACATTATCTCTTTATAATACTGTTTCTGTAACTAAACTGTTCGTTTACTTTTGATTTTCAGTCATTTTGAAATACTTGTTAgtctaattaaattttcaataacttTCTTCAGTTTTTGTTAAAAGAGAAATCTTAAAATCGGACAAAAAATGAGTGAAATGTTAGATTCCAGTCATGTGACTCGGTATAGTCAGTGATTACAGTTTTAAACTATAGTTGGTATCCTTGAATTTCGACGAATAATAGTTTTCCGTAGATTTTCCACACCGCAAAACACAAATCGCATCCGGTCCCGGAAACAGAACTCGGTCAAACTCGTTCTTCGCAAACTACATCCTTTCAGCGAACCTTGAAAGTTGCTTATAATCCATATAAGAGGACTCATAATCCACTCTCATGTGAACTTGCTAAATATATTCTATAGAAAATCAATACATAGGATAGTCGAAAAATACATAATAgacgaagaaataaaaattatgacACGTTTGATTGCCAACAGAAACACTGTTATGTCTTCGCGGTAGTTCCGCGGCCAATAAAGGAATACGCGAGAGAGGTCATCGAAAACGAGGGAACTCTTTTACGGTCAGCGGAATAAATCGTTCAAAATGACGGAAGCATCGAGAGAACCGGAACTCGCGGATCTTGAAAATCCTGACAAAACCGCATTGAACCTAGCATCCGCATCTAATAAAACGAAGCCACTGCCAGAACGTGGTACATGGAGTACCAAGCTAGATTTCATTTTGAGCGTGGTAACTTTatcaattataatatttcttatttcttactTGCTCTTCAACGTTTATATTGTATTGATTTTATACTAATTCACTTCGATTCGAAGGTTGGTCTAGCAATCGGTCTGGGAAATGTCTGGAGATTTCCATATCTCTGTTACAAGAACGGTGGCGGTGCATTTTTAATTCCGTATTTTTTAACACTGGTTCTTGCTGGGATTCCAATGTTCTTTATGGAACTAGCTCTCGGCCAGATGCTTACCGTTGGTGGCCTCGGTGTCTTCAAAATAGCGCCATTGTTTAAGGGTATCGGATATGCCGCCGCTGTCATGTCCTGTTGGATGAATGTTTATTACATCGTCATTCTTGCTTGGGCTATCTTCTACTTTTTTATGTCCATGCGCAGTGGTTAGTTTAATCGAGGATATTGTGTTTTATATATagagtaaaaataaatttgataaacatATAGAAAGTTCAACGAGTTATATGgacttttatttttaatcagaATTACCATGGGGAAGCTGTAATAACTATTGGAACACGAAGAATTGCGTAAATCCCTACGACAGAGATTCGCTAATATGTTGGAATCAAGTTACTAGACATCATAATTACGTTAAAGTATGTTCCGTCAACGACGTCAACATGACAATCACAGAGCTTACTGATCCGGTCAAAGAATTTTGGGAGTAAGCTCGGCTAAACAATTATAGTAACAATATGAAAGATTTCTTTGAGCGTATAAAATACTATTTTGTAGACGTCGAGCACTTCAGATCAGTGAGGGCGTGGAACACGTCGGCAATATTCGTTGGGAACTAGCTGGTACCCTCCTTTTGGTTTGGATTCTCTGTTATTTTTGTATTTGGAAAGGTGTTAAATGGACTGGAAAGGTGGTATACTTTACCTCCTTGTTCCCTTATGTTTTGTTGACGATCCTTCTGATTCGTGGCATTACTTTACCCGGAGCCATGGAAGGCATTCGATTTTATATCAGTCCAAATCTTTCCAAACTAAAAGAATCCGAGGTAAGCAATATACCGTTATACTGCAATAATCGTTTTCTTTTAATGATTgaatgaaaataattgtaaCAATTATTCGGTTTTAGTAACAGCTTATTGAACTTTGCAGGTATGGATAGATGCTGTTACTCAAATCTTCTTTTCATACGGACTAGGTTTGGGTACATTAGTGGCTCTTGGTAGTtacaataaatttacaaataacgTTTACAAAGACGCATTGATCGTTTGCTCGGTGAATTCTTCGACGAGCATGTTCGCCGGTTTCGTCATATTTTCCGTGGTAGGCTTCATGGCCCACGAACAACAAAAACCTGTCGCAGAAGTCGCCGCTTCTGGTCCAGGATTGGCTTTCTTAGCTTACCCTTCTGCGGTTCTTCAACTTCCTGGAGCGCCCCTTTGGTCTTGTCTCTTCTTCTTTATGCTTCTTCTCATAGGTTTAGATTCCCAGTTTTGTACTATGGAAGGGTTTATTACTGCCATGGTGAGTAAAATTCTTTAGggtatatttaataaacaattttcaatcccttgtaaaatatttaacattcaaGGTGGACGAATGGCCGCAGTTGCTTCGCCGGCGTAAGGAACTATTCATTGCGATAGTTTGCGTGCTTTCTTACATTATTGGATTATCTTGTATTTCACAAGGTGGCATGTACGTCTTTCAAATCTTGGATTCATACGCAGTGTCTGGGTTCTGTCTTCTCTTCCTAATTTTTTTCGAGTGTATCTCGATAAGTTGGGCTTTTGGTGTAAATCGGTTTTACGACGCTATAAGAGATATGATAGGATATTACCCTCTAATGTGGTGGAAGCTATGTTGGAC contains the following coding sequences:
- the Gat-a gene encoding GABA neurotransmitter transporter-1A — protein: MTEASREPELADLENPDKTALNLASASNKTKPLPERGTWSTKLDFILSVVGLAIGLGNVWRFPYLCYKNGGGAFLIPYFLTLVLAGIPMFFMELALGQMLTVGGLGVFKIAPLFKGIGYAAAVMSCWMNVYYIVILAWAIFYFFMSMRSELPWGSCNNYWNTKNCVNPYDRDSLICWNQVTRHHNYVKVCSVNDVNMTITELTDPVKEFWERRALQISEGVEHVGNIRWELAGTLLLVWILCYFCIWKGVKWTGKVVYFTSLFPYVLLTILLIRGITLPGAMEGIRFYISPNLSKLKESEVWIDAVTQIFFSYGLGLGTLVALGSYNKFTNNVYKDALIVCSVNSSTSMFAGFVIFSVVGFMAHEQQKPVAEVAASGPGLAFLAYPSAVLQLPGAPLWSCLFFFMLLLIGLDSQFCTMEGFITAMVDEWPQLLRRRKELFIAIVCVLSYIIGLSCISQGGMYVFQILDSYAVSGFCLLFLIFFECISISWAFGVNRFYDAIRDMIGYYPLMWWKLCWTITTPMICVGVFIFNLVQWTPVKYLDYEYPWWSHVLGWMTALSSMLCIPGYMIYAWKTTPGDTSTKYKLLVRIEDDVTGLRMKMGQPSVELTPL